The Mangrovivirga cuniculi genomic sequence TTACACAGATCTTATCAATCCCGGAATATTGTGATATGCATTTCATGGCATCTTCAATCCCTTCAAAAGGCTGACCATAAACTAACTTAATGATCTCTTCTATCTCCTGATCATTGAATTTCACGAAATCTGCTTTATTGATAAGACCTAATAGATTTTCATTGGTATAATAAGGTGCGCGAAGATTAATATCCAATACATTTAGAGCATTATTATCCAGCAGTTTTATAAGGGTTTCCCTGCTTATTTCATTTCTTGAAGCCAGAGAACCATAAATAAAAATGTCGCTGCTATCTACCACATTTCTTAAATCTTCGGAATACTGGATTTCATCCCAGGCAACAGGTTGATTTATTTTATATGTCGCAGTTTTATTGTCATCCAGGATGACATCAACCGTACTTGTGGGAAGTGTTGAATGCTTAAAAATTGATGAAGTATCAATTTTCTTTGCAATTTCATTTAATAATAAATCCCCGTTTTTATCCTCTCCTACAGCGCTAATCAAGCTGACACTGGCACCAAGGTCATTCATTGTAAGGGCTACATTTAAAGGGCCCCCGCCTATTTTTTTATCTTCATTAAAGACATCCCAAAGTATTTCTCCAAATGCAACAACATTAATTCCTGTCTTTTCCTCGTTCATTTCAGTTTTTATTTTAACAAAAAATAAACGAATTCCTGCCAAAACAAAATTTAGTAAGATGTTTAAGGATCAATTTTTCTCATATTGTTTTCTGATTTGAATATCTCTCTGACTGTACCTAAAGTCACAATATAGAATAACTCAAATAGCTAAATTGATATCAAATAATATCATTAGCCATGGAAAATACAGAATTAAACAAAGTAACGCAAATGCCCAGAATTGGTGACCTTGCTCCGGATTTTGAGGCTATGACGACGAAAGGAATTATTAAGTTTTCTGAATATGCTAAAGATAATTGGGTTGTTTTATTTTCGCATCCAGCTGATTTCACCCCAGTATGTACAACGGAAATGAGTGGATTTGCTCAAAGAAAAGCTGAATTTGATAAATTAAATACCCGGTTAATCGGATTAAGTATTGACAGCATTCATTCTCACCTTGCATGGGTCAATAATGTAAGGGAAAATACAG encodes the following:
- a CDS encoding carbohydrate kinase family protein translates to MNEEKTGINVVAFGEILWDVFNEDKKIGGGPLNVALTMNDLGASVSLISAVGEDKNGDLLLNEIAKKIDTSSIFKHSTLPTSTVDVILDDNKTATYKINQPVAWDEIQYSEDLRNVVDSSDIFIYGSLASRNEISRETLIKLLDNNALNVLDINLRAPYYTNENLLGLINKADFVKFNDQEIEEIIKLVYGQPFEGIEDAMKCISQYSGIDKICVTKGDRGAVFYSDREFYYNSGYDIEVVDTVGAGDSFLGSLVFKIYEGESPQNALDFASAMGAYVCSKPGANPAYKEEDIELIMGAVK